TAGAAAGGAGTGGCTTTCTCTTTttaaacaacaacaataataataacacagAGGGAtacataattaaaataaaaataaaaataaaaacttaaacatAGTACATGTTTTTgaagtatttttaaaaaaccttaacaaataacaaatcattcaaaataaatctaaacaaaGACTCAAATATCAACcaaattaattctccaattacaAAACTAAACAAAACCAAACAAATCATTCAAAACAAATTGAGAATTATACTAATGAAGTGAGATGAATTTGATTCAAGACAATGATTTTGAGGATTTTATTCTGACAATGATGATTATGTCATGTGCATCCTTTTCAATTTATTCTACATCAATTTGCACAAGATACAATCTTCTAGATAACCATGTACAACCTCTACACTAAGAGGACATAGTTATGTGATCGAGTTGTTAAATGAAAACGATAGAAGATGTTTTGATTGTTTTAAGATGAAAAGAGTTACATTCATAAGGTTTTATGAAGATTTAAAATCCAAGACAAATTTGAAAGCATCTAGGTATATCACGATTCCAGAAGAAATTGCTATATTTTTATTAACCATATCACATAATGAAAGCAATCGTATAGCAGCAGAAAAATTTTAACATTCAAGTCATACTATTTCTCTAGCTTTTAACCTTGTTTTGAGGAATGTTTACATTGGAGTAGAAATCATTAGCCCACTCAACATGGACACTATACCAATATAGATCGTATCAAAATTGAAATATTACTCTTTCCTTAAGGTGATGCCTTTGAGTTgatgttttgatttattttttaaaaatataatattttgaaatatatttgtgTTTATGCTTGTCTTTTAGAATTATATACATTGGCACTATTGATGGCACTCATGTTGCTGCATATTCCCCAAAATGAACAAACATCGTTTCGTGGAAGAAAAACTAAtacaatataaaatataatgtaTGTCTGTTCATTTGATATGTTGTTTACATGTGTCATGAATGGTTGGGAAGGATCGACCAATGATTCTCACATACTTCTAGAATGTATCAAGCATCCTAAGAATATATTTCCTATGCCTAAGAGAGGTAAATAGTTATGTGTTTTTAGAATTCTAATTCAATATTTGactttatgataattttttatttgttttattctaTACAGATCAATACTATCTTGTTGATTTAGGGTATTCAAATATGTCTGGATCTTTAGCACCATTTTGCAGTCAAAGATATAATTTACGAAATTTTAGAGAAAGGAGACATCGCCCTCGAGGTAGAGAAGAAGTGTTTAACTATCGACATTCTTCATTGTGAAATGTCATTGAACGTTGTTCTAGTGTGCTGAAGGCtcgattttcttttcttaagcAAATGCCTCCATATGTCGATAGTATTGATGTACAAGATGATCTATTTAATGACTTTAGCAATGGATAGCATGTTGCACAAGATGATTTATTTAATGACTTTAGCAATGGATCAATGGTCGTTGAAGATACACAAAATTTGTCAAACAATTTACATAGTGatataattgaattagatgTGATTCGACATCATCTAAGACAAATGACCCGAGTAAAAGgtgatattgccaatcaaatttgggccacatttgaaggatagatacaattttattttattgtttttagttGTGCACCGAGACTTGTTTATACTAAATGatataaacttttgataattttcttttttatgtttaatatagaacatatattttttatatattacattattaagaaaataagAAGTAAGAAACAAAAGAGAAGTATCAAATAcgtttctgtttttttttcaagaaacaataacaaaaaaataaaaatagctattaaacacaTTCATGTTTCTTGTTCCACATTCATGTTTCTTGTtctagaaaaagaagaaatagggaacaagaaacaacaatcgaaaaacaagaaacagagaatgaaaacattatcaaatcgacCTTAGTGTCTAATAACTTTGGCTCAATCTTTCAAAAAGACTAAACCCTCCCTCACTCAAATTTGTCCCTACTTGCCACATGTCTTGGTAGAAGGCAAAAAAGTTCACCCtacttttataaatattattaaaatgatttgctttttattttgtcgaaaaacattcaaaataaggaacattttcaaatatattaaaataaactaagatatttacaacatatagcaaaatttttatTCTATCAATTATAGATACGTATATCAGCTTTTATCAATGATCCTAGCTATACTTTGTAActatttttgttaaatttgtatttttaaCCGTTGCTCTCGAAATAACCCTATTTTAACACATTTTCcggaaaagaaaatgatttcCTAATCCTACCCGGGGAAAGTCAGGAAACGACGTCGCTACGTTACGcgctttttaatattttgttgtaCTATTTATGTGAAGAGGAAATCGGATGCCCTGAACTTACAAATCTGAAGCAACGCCGTCTGTTTCTCCATCGAATATttcaatttcatcttctgagccctaatttcttctttctctgCCGCCGATTCACTCCCTCTTCAAGGTCTCTCTCTCCTTCTTCCAGACATTCACATTCACACAATTTCTTCACTTCTTTTATCGATCTATTCCCGCTTCCCCATTTTGAGCTAATTTCCCCAATTTTTAACCTTTACTTTCGTATGTCATATGGTTTCATCAAGTTCACGTTTCATGTTATACTTCGCTTTATGTGATCCATTTCAGTTTGAAAGAAACGATCTTGAATCAATTCTGCTGCCTTGAGAAGTTCTCATTACATGTTGTAATACTTTTCAATCGTTAACTCTTCTTTTCTTGCACAGCTCCAGCGAGATTCTTAGACAGCGGGCCTTTGTCTTTAGTTGCTGTTCAAATGAGGGGCAGGAGTTATACTCCATCGCCGCCAaggggttatggaagaaggggTCGTAGCCCTAGCCCTAGGGGGCGCTATGTGGGACGTGGAAGAGACCTTCCTACTAGCCTTCTAGTTCGTAATCTTAGCCATGACTGCAGGTTTGTTCTTAATCAGTTTGTTCTATAGTTATGCGTATGTTTCTTTTAGCTCTTAAAGTTCTTTTCGTTTGGTGTGACCAATTTTCTTGCCCTAGAAAGTCTGTAGGAGAAAGAGGGGTTACTAGGTAGATCTTTGTATAACAAAGGTGCATGGATAGGAGAATAACGAATCACATAGTCCAAGGCAGTTAGAAAGGGCTCTCTCTCAAACCATTGGGATTTCACAATGATAATGGAGTGTCCTATTCCAAGAGCtatgaaagaaacaaaatgcaATGGGACGAAGAACTATTGATAGTCCCTTTCATCATATAGTCTTCTATTTCTTTATAGCCTACAAAGTATGTTAAGACCGCTCCTTTCACTTGGGGCAGGGCACTCACCCCTCTCTAGTTCTTTGTTGGGCTCTGCGTCGGGATTATTGCACCTGCTTTTACTGGCTACTGCACACTGCTATTCTTCCTAGTTTACTGATGTTAATATATTGAGTGCGGTTTAATAATCAATTTAGAGTTAGAATATGATGAATCCTGGTCTTCtactaatttgaatttattttttgtcaCAGGCCTGAGGATCTTCGTAGACCATTTGGACAGTTTGGTGCTATTAAGGACATATACCTACCGAAGGATTATTATACTGGGTGAGCATGTCTGAGCTGTATGTAGGACTTGCGGATTCTTTGGTACTGATGTTCATTTTAATTAGcaaaaaaacaattttataaTTTGTGGTCATATGACTTTTTATTAATTCTGTAAAATGTATACcacattttatttttagtatCTGTTAAATgtttaatataataaattttttttgctgCTTTCTCAAATTGGTTTAGAATTAATGGTATTAGAGAAAGAACATTTTCATTAATCTTCTTgcttttttttaacaaaatgttTTTGGCACGATCCTTGGTAGAAGTCATTGCTGAAGTTTCTGAAGTAGATCCATAGTGTTTCATCTTTCAAATTATGCATCTGATTATAGGGGCATTTCTTTCtgtttcttctattctttttttttttttccttatcaCGTATTAGGTCTGTTTTTTGAATGTTGAAGATTTAACAGTGAAAGTAATGTTTTGAAGAAGACATCAAGTAATTAGAGTTCTATTGAAGATGATGTTAATGGTAGTGAAGATTGGAAGGAAGTTGGGTTTGAATACATAGAAGATGTTCTCAAGTCTTGAAGAATTTCAAGTCATCTTAAATCTGACACATGCAAGGTCAGCAGCCAAGTGCTTGCTTTATTATAACAGACCTTCCATATTGCAAGGGATATGGTGGACAGTTTTCTTAGAGAAGGTTTATGGCAGGCCAAATACCTGACCTGATTCTGTGGCTTTACTAAAACTTCTATTTTACAACATTTTCCCTCTTTTGTGCAACAATTTTGCAGAGAACCACGAGGTTTTGGTTTTGTTCAATATGTGGATCCTGCTGATGCTGCAGATGCTAAACACCATATGGATGGCTGTGTTCTTCTTGGTCGGGAGTTGACTGTGGTATTTGCTGAGGAAAACAGGAAGAAACCATCTGATATGAGGGCAAGAGAGAGAGGAAGGTATGAAGCTTCCTTGTATCATATATGAGATACTTTATAGACATGAATGTTTGTAATTACTTTTGgatattttgtaatatttagAAAGTGCTTTTATTAGGCTGAAATGTACTATCCAATAGTTGGTGTACTGTTAACCAGTGTTTTCAAAGCACAATGCACACTCTAAGGTGACAAACTTTTTAATCGTCTCAAGGCGAGAGACGGATAAAAAGACGTTGCCTGATTGAAGTGAGGCGcagttaataaaataataaatagtaataatataaatagaaaaatacatAAGAATATAAAGAAATTAACTCAAATAATCTTGaggaataaaatatttgaaaaaagatatagaaattaaaatgattttgtttctaCTTTGACTCTTTTTCTTCAATTCTCCATTTCTTTGACTTTTCCTTAATTCTACCTTCACAAACTTTGATTGTTTATTTTAGGCCTATTGGAtaagaatgttttttttttccgtaACAAAAAAGTTTGAGCAATAGAACAAGGAGTGCGCAAAAGCCAAGTGCCTTACTGAAGTTGCTCACCTTGGGTACTTGCAAGGCATTAAGGCCTTGCCTTGCCATACCACTCCTCTCGCCTCAGTATTGTATGtgttaaacaaaattaatatttcaGTCATACAAACAGTGGGCGATTTCATGATCGAAGAAGATCTCCTCTGCGGTATTCTCGTTCACCTCGATATTCACGTTCCCCGGCTCAACGGCGTGGGAGGTATTCTCGTTCACCAGCTCCACGCCATGCAAGGTCTAGGTCTCGTAGTTATGATTATGCATCTCCACCACCAAAACAAAGGGCTTATTCAaggtattttttaaaatctattGCAATTTTGATATCTAGTTCTTATTATGTATAATGCTTTCCTGAACCCATTTTTGAGCCTCAATTTTTTCTGTATCTCAATGCAGATCAGTGTCCCCTCGTGACAGACCAGACAGTCGAGAGAGGTCTTTCCCACAACAGGAGAGCCGTGGAAGATCGTACTCCCGATCTCCACGTCTAGACGGTTCAAGGAGTAGGAGTGATAGTCCAACACGAGGTCGAAGTCCAAGCCCTGTAAGAGGACGAAGCCTAAGTAGGAGCAGGAGTAGGAGCAAAAGTGTTAGCCGGAGCCGAAGCCGTAGTCCCCAACATAGTCCAAGACATGAAGAAGAGTATAGAAGTGAGCCGAATGGTGATCGGAGCCCAGGTCAATAGGCAAGCAGTTCAAACTTGGGAAACTACAATTTACTATTGCCACTGTTTAATTTGATGTTTCCGCTATAGACATCATTTCTTAGTATTGTTGGCTAGCGTTTATTGTTCTTGGGAATTTGTGCTTTATCAAAAATTGATTGTTGAGTACTTTTATTTTTATGCTGTCTTTCGTGTGTTGCGATTGACActttactattttctttttgagCTCGTTTTTTATATAGTTTGCTTTTGTATGCCACATATGTTACAATATAGCGCATGAGATTTAAACTTTTGACCTCCACACAAATCAATTGTAGTTTCTCAAGTTTCAAGTGATGTCTAAGTGGGTGGTACCATTTCTAATGTCTAACTGTTATAGCTAACTATATGTCATTATTGTTTTAGGGAAAATGCGTAGCTGTCTTATTTGGAAAAATGCACagttttctttttagaaattaCAGCTTGTTGGAAGCTTGGAGTAAGTTTTTGTACGGGAAGTTGCTCAAATTACTCAAAACTTAAAAACCTCTAATCAAAtgacttttgtttttctttctttttttacaaatGATCATTTCTCTGATGGAATGATCTAAGATCATATTATGTTTTAACATTTTGCTCACTTTATTTAGGGGTGTATGAAATCAAACCAAACCGAAATCACTTTTATAATTTCTAGTCGAACTGAATGGAAGCATGTTGGTTTTGTTTGATTCTCATTTTCCCCAATCCAATCCATTTAAATTAGAATTAGTACTTATTCCTTCATTcaattaattttgttagatttcTCGCATgttagtttcttctttttcttccctctttctTCCTCTGAATCTCTCTCTTAACATCACAATTCGTCAGTTTTATGATCTTGCTTGTTTGTTGTCTGTCATCTGCTGTCGTTTGTTAGAAGATCCAGTTAGAGATGTCCAAAAAGACCCATTGGACATGGCTACACGGAGATTTGCCTAGAGAGAAACATAAAATTCCCAAATTCAAAGGAAGTTTTAatctataatataaaataaaaactctactttctttctttattttaatctatattttaaaagaccctctatatatgtatgtatgtatgtatgtatgtatgtatgtatgtacatACACGTGCACATATAATCATTTTCTAAACGatgatacatgatcatttagataatGATACATAGTCATGCAAGTAGTATTAACACgattatgtaattttttattaacGATAGGAAAAGAggttcaaatataaattaacgATCATattgaccatgctaaatgatcatgttgctatggtaaatgatcgtttagaccATATCCACCTGATTgtgtagttattttttaaatgataggAAAAGAGTTTCAAATCTGAACGATCGTATTAACCAGGCTAAATGATCTTGTTACTATGGTAATctatcatttagatcatatccacacgatcatacaattctttttaaacgatagaaaaagatttttaaatttaaatgattgtgttatGATCATATCCATATAATCgagtagttctttttaaacgacgaaaaaatggcttcaaatctaaaacgattgtgttgaccatgTTAAACGTTTGTGTTGACAAtaataaatgatcgtttagattatgtCACAATGATATATTTAAACGATATTAAtattcttgaatatgaggaagattAAGTAGCTTAAAAAAATATTGCCAGAAAAATGGTTAAGATGAAATAAGAGATTCAAACAAGAGaatcaattattttaaaataagaaatcAATCTTAAATAGGAGTCGAGGAAATctagaaagaagatgaaaaaatggcaaagaaaaaaaaaagagaagtgacAAATTAGCTGCAAATTTAAgggtaaatttaaaaattatgaaaatatttactGGATTCATGAACTTTTAGCATTTTGTATggtaaatattttttggatttgttatatttatgaaaaatatatatatatatatatatatatatatatatatatatatatatatatatatatatatatataaatatatttgtcgACCAGTTTTTTTCtcggaagaaaagaaaaaagaaaaagaaaaattggatAAAGAAGGGCCGGAATAGTTGGTTACAGCTAAGCAAGTGGGCCACGTGAAGCATTTTCATATGTGTGAAGTGGGGTCCAGCTTGTCGTCCACGAATATTTCTTGGATTCTATTTTTGGAATCCCTTCCTCTCCTTCTCGAACcctaaattatttttaaaaacaactaTACTATACTATACTATACTATACTATACTATACTATACTATACTATGATAACTACACTTCCAATCCAATTTGTTACATATAAAATTATTGCTTATAAAGTCAACCTACACCCACctcatttataatattaatcACTCCTAAACTAaatctaatttaaattttatcctTTTCTCCACTTTTTCCATCTTCCCTTTTATTATATCTACTTCAATCAATTAAcactttttcattttcaaaacactattttttttttcatttcttattaTCATACTTATTCCCCCGTGATAAATGTTTCTACATTCTATATATCAATTCATATCATTAAATTATACTCAACTATACCTTCTTTTAGTCTGCCAATTCCAACATGATCTACTAGACTTGACATTAACATGTTAAACACTTTTGGTACGAAAATTGTGGG
The sequence above is drawn from the Cucumis melo cultivar AY chromosome 2, USDA_Cmelo_AY_1.0, whole genome shotgun sequence genome and encodes:
- the LOC103491955 gene encoding serine/arginine-rich SC35-like splicing factor SCL30A isoform X1, with amino-acid sequence MRGRSYTPSPPRGYGRRGRSPSPRGRYVGRGRDLPTSLLVRNLSHDCRPEDLRRPFGQFGAIKDIYLPKDYYTGEPRGFGFVQYVDPADAADAKHHMDGCVLLGRELTVVFAEENRKKPSDMRARERGSHTNSGRFHDRRRSPLRYSRSPRYSRSPAQRRGRYSRSPAPRHARSRSRSYDYASPPPKQRAYSRSVSPRDRPDSRERSFPQQESRGRSYSRSPRLDGSRSRSDSPTRGRSPSPVRGRSLSRSRSRSKSVSRSRSRSPQHSPRHEEEYRSEPNGDRSPGQ
- the LOC103491955 gene encoding serine/arginine-rich SC35-like splicing factor SCL33 isoform X3; translation: MFSSLEEFQVILNLTHAREPRGFGFVQYVDPADAADAKHHMDGCVLLGRELTVVFAEENRKKPSDMRARERGSHTNSGRFHDRRRSPLRYSRSPRYSRSPAQRRGRYSRSPAPRHARSRSRSYDYASPPPKQRAYSRSVSPRDRPDSRERSFPQQESRGRSYSRSPRLDGSRSRSDSPTRGRSPSPVRGRSLSRSRSRSKSVSRSRSRSPQHSPRHEEEYRSEPNGDRSPGQ
- the LOC103491955 gene encoding serine/arginine-rich SC35-like splicing factor SCL33 isoform X4, which produces MFSSLEEFQVILNLTHAREPRGFGFVQYVDPADAADAKHHMDGCVLLGRELTVVFAEENRKKPSDMRARERGSGRFHDRRRSPLRYSRSPRYSRSPAQRRGRYSRSPAPRHARSRSRSYDYASPPPKQRAYSRSVSPRDRPDSRERSFPQQESRGRSYSRSPRLDGSRSRSDSPTRGRSPSPVRGRSLSRSRSRSKSVSRSRSRSPQHSPRHEEEYRSEPNGDRSPGQ
- the LOC103491955 gene encoding serine/arginine-rich SC35-like splicing factor SCL30A isoform X2; its protein translation is MRGRSYTPSPPRGYGRRGRSPSPRGRYVGRGRDLPTSLLVRNLSHDCRPEDLRRPFGQFGAIKDIYLPKDYYTGEPRGFGFVQYVDPADAADAKHHMDGCVLLGRELTVVFAEENRKKPSDMRARERGSGRFHDRRRSPLRYSRSPRYSRSPAQRRGRYSRSPAPRHARSRSRSYDYASPPPKQRAYSRSVSPRDRPDSRERSFPQQESRGRSYSRSPRLDGSRSRSDSPTRGRSPSPVRGRSLSRSRSRSKSVSRSRSRSPQHSPRHEEEYRSEPNGDRSPGQ